The following are encoded in a window of Bordetella genomosp. 10 genomic DNA:
- a CDS encoding glutathione S-transferase family protein produces MIEVWGRSSSSNAAKVFWTLDELKIDYALHKAGGEFGGLDTPAYLAMNPNGRVPTLVDDGLVLWESNAVVRYLAAQYGAGSLWPASARERAASDKWMDWATVNFAAALAPLRQKRAPGGADAGLATAAERVDKLAGLLDRTLSASPYVGGSRLGVGDVALGPHVHRWTLLDVPPDRHPALRSYYLRLCTHGAYKRHIVDKLT; encoded by the coding sequence ATGATCGAAGTCTGGGGCAGGTCTTCCTCGTCCAATGCCGCCAAGGTCTTTTGGACGCTCGATGAATTGAAAATCGACTACGCCTTGCACAAGGCCGGCGGCGAGTTCGGCGGGCTGGACACGCCCGCCTACCTCGCCATGAATCCCAACGGCCGCGTGCCGACCCTGGTCGACGACGGCCTGGTCCTGTGGGAGTCCAATGCGGTGGTGCGCTACCTGGCGGCCCAGTACGGCGCGGGCAGCCTGTGGCCCGCCTCGGCGCGCGAGCGGGCCGCTTCCGACAAGTGGATGGATTGGGCGACCGTGAACTTCGCGGCCGCCCTGGCGCCCTTGCGCCAGAAGCGGGCGCCGGGCGGCGCCGATGCCGGGCTGGCCACGGCGGCCGAACGCGTCGACAAGCTGGCCGGCCTGCTGGATCGCACGCTCAGCGCCAGTCCGTACGTCGGCGGTAGCCGGCTGGGGGTGGGCGACGTGGCGCTGGGCCCGCACGTCCACCGCTGGACCTTGCTGGACGTTCCGCCCGATCGCCATCCCGCCTTGCGCAGCTACTACCTGCGGCTGTGCACGCACGGCGCCTACAAGCGGCACATCGTCGACAAGCTCACCTGA
- a CDS encoding amino acid ABC transporter permease, producing MLEIIRKYGMLLLVGPWPHGPLGGIAATLILAALGLSLSFPVALLLGLARTSSWRWLRWPANAWVYGLRGIPLVMIIFWAYYLLPLLTGDAISPFATALCAIVCYEAAFMAEIVRAGIQGLPSGQTEAARAAGLTYAQSMVHVILPQALVNMLPSIVNQFISTIKATSIVYIIGVQEATFAAQEINSVEMTHALQTYLLLACIYFLLCYGLSFTAAAVERHFRLRRTAAGAALAA from the coding sequence ATGCTGGAAATCATACGGAAATACGGCATGCTGCTGCTGGTGGGGCCGTGGCCGCACGGTCCCCTGGGCGGCATCGCGGCGACCTTGATCCTGGCCGCGCTGGGCCTGTCGCTGTCGTTCCCGGTGGCCCTGCTGCTGGGGCTGGCGCGCACCAGTTCGTGGCGCTGGCTGCGCTGGCCCGCCAATGCGTGGGTCTATGGCCTGCGCGGCATCCCGCTGGTGATGATCATCTTCTGGGCCTATTACCTGCTGCCCCTGTTGACCGGCGACGCCATTTCGCCGTTCGCCACGGCGCTGTGCGCCATCGTCTGCTACGAGGCCGCGTTCATGGCGGAGATCGTGCGCGCCGGCATCCAGGGCTTGCCGTCCGGGCAGACCGAAGCGGCGCGCGCGGCCGGGCTGACCTATGCGCAGTCGATGGTGCACGTGATCCTGCCGCAGGCCCTGGTCAACATGCTGCCGTCCATCGTCAACCAGTTCATCTCCACCATCAAGGCCACCTCCATCGTCTACATCATCGGCGTGCAGGAAGCGACCTTCGCCGCCCAGGAGATCAACAGCGTGGAGATGACGCACGCGCTGCAGACCTACCTGCTGCTGGCCTGCATCTACTTCCTGCTCTGCTACGGGCTGTCGTTCACGGCCGCCGCCGTGGAGCGGCATTTCCGCCTGCGCCGGACGGCGGCGGGCGCCGCGCTGGCCGCATGA
- a CDS encoding histone deacetylase family protein, with protein sequence METLYLTHPSCRLHEMGDWHPESPQRLDAINDQLLSSGIMSYLAHAEAMPAPDEAILRAHAAAYLERLRRQSPATGYYPVDPDTSMNPHTLEAALHAAGAGIQAVDAVMAGQAQTAFCAVRPPGHHACRDRAMGFCFLNNVAIAALHALAHHGLSRVAIIDFDVHHGNGTEDILAGDERVLMCSFFQHPFFPNCGVENPAPNMLNEPVPAYSDGAVVRKLVSDHWLPRLDAHRPELILVSAGFDAHREDDLGQMRLVEADYAWITERLVEVAARHADHRIVSMLEGGYNLSALGRSVVAHIRALGGL encoded by the coding sequence ATGGAGACCCTGTATCTTACCCACCCCTCGTGCCGCTTGCATGAAATGGGGGATTGGCATCCGGAGAGCCCGCAGAGGCTGGACGCCATCAACGACCAACTGCTGTCCAGCGGGATCATGTCCTATCTGGCGCATGCCGAGGCCATGCCGGCGCCCGACGAGGCCATCCTGCGGGCGCATGCCGCCGCGTACCTGGAACGGCTGCGGCGCCAGTCGCCCGCCACGGGTTATTACCCGGTCGATCCGGACACCTCGATGAACCCGCACACGCTGGAGGCGGCGCTGCATGCCGCCGGCGCGGGCATCCAGGCCGTCGACGCGGTGATGGCCGGCCAGGCGCAGACCGCGTTCTGCGCCGTGCGGCCGCCCGGCCACCACGCCTGCCGCGACCGCGCCATGGGATTCTGTTTTCTGAATAACGTAGCAATCGCGGCCTTGCACGCGCTGGCGCATCATGGCCTGAGCCGCGTGGCCATCATCGATTTCGACGTCCACCACGGCAACGGCACCGAGGACATCCTGGCGGGCGACGAGCGGGTGCTCATGTGCAGCTTTTTCCAGCATCCCTTCTTTCCGAACTGCGGCGTCGAGAATCCGGCCCCGAATATGTTGAACGAGCCGGTGCCGGCCTACAGCGACGGCGCCGTGGTGCGGAAATTGGTGAGCGACCACTGGCTGCCGCGCCTGGACGCGCACCGGCCCGAGCTGATCCTGGTCTCGGCGGGCTTCGACGCCCACCGCGAGGACGATCTGGGCCAGATGCGGCTGGTGGAGGCGGATTACGCCTGGATCACGGAACGCCTGGTGGAAGTCGCCGCGCGCCATGCGGACCACCGTATCGTCAGCATGCTGGAGGGCGGATACAACCTGTCCGCCCTCGGGCGCAGCGTGGTC
- the mltB gene encoding lytic murein transglycosylase B — translation MFTSRRLLQIALAASALAGCASTPPRPGPAAVSGAAQPAAAADGEVTRIRIGPPPAQGALAGMNGESSDEPSAVLSPSGQLRPEVQAYARQLAADRALPVDALVGALSGARYSETVARLIAPPPGRKISRSWITYRSRVVEPRTIGWGVEFWQENQDALNRAAQRFGVPASVIVGIIGVETRYGRNMGSFRVLDALSTLAFDYPDPAKPERARMFRDQLSDFLTLVMQGKLDLQTRGSYAGAIGMPQFMPGSIMRYAIDGDGTGHIDLANSANDAILSVGNYLMQHGWQRGLPVFAPVTLPADPSKLVDGGLAPQRDWPRLRAAGAVARPVSATAADAAAWQQAPLGVIDLPEESAGTAEYRTATPNFFAITQYNHSYFYAASVADLAEAVRQRMNLVAGR, via the coding sequence ATGTTCACCAGTCGACGATTACTGCAAATCGCCCTGGCGGCGTCCGCCTTGGCGGGCTGTGCCAGCACCCCGCCGCGCCCCGGCCCGGCCGCGGTTTCGGGCGCCGCCCAGCCGGCCGCCGCCGCGGACGGCGAGGTCACCCGCATCCGCATCGGACCGCCGCCCGCGCAAGGCGCCCTGGCCGGCATGAACGGCGAATCCAGCGACGAACCGTCGGCCGTGCTCTCCCCCTCCGGCCAGTTGCGGCCCGAGGTCCAGGCCTATGCCCGGCAGTTGGCCGCCGACCGCGCCCTGCCCGTCGACGCGCTGGTCGGCGCGCTATCCGGCGCCCGCTACAGCGAGACCGTGGCGCGCCTGATCGCGCCGCCGCCCGGCCGGAAGATCTCGCGAAGCTGGATCACCTACCGCTCGCGCGTGGTCGAGCCCCGCACCATAGGCTGGGGCGTCGAATTCTGGCAGGAAAACCAGGACGCGCTGAACCGCGCCGCCCAGCGCTTCGGCGTGCCGGCGTCGGTGATCGTCGGCATCATCGGCGTGGAGACCCGCTACGGCCGCAATATGGGCAGCTTCCGCGTGCTGGACGCCCTGTCGACGCTGGCCTTCGACTACCCGGACCCCGCCAAGCCCGAGCGGGCGCGGATGTTCCGCGACCAGCTCAGCGATTTCCTCACGCTGGTCATGCAGGGCAAGCTGGACCTGCAGACGCGCGGCTCCTACGCCGGCGCCATCGGCATGCCGCAGTTCATGCCGGGCAGCATCATGCGCTATGCCATCGACGGCGACGGCACCGGCCATATCGACCTGGCCAACAGCGCCAACGACGCCATCCTGTCGGTCGGCAACTATCTCATGCAGCATGGCTGGCAGCGCGGATTGCCGGTGTTCGCGCCGGTCACGCTGCCGGCCGATCCGTCGAAGCTGGTCGACGGCGGCCTGGCGCCGCAGCGCGACTGGCCGCGGCTGCGGGCCGCCGGCGCGGTGGCGCGCCCCGTCAGCGCGACGGCCGCCGACGCGGCGGCCTGGCAGCAGGCGCCGCTGGGGGTGATCGACCTGCCCGAGGAATCCGCCGGGACGGCCGAATACCGCACCGCCACGCCGAATTTCTTCGCCATCACGCAGTACAACCACAGCTACTTCTATGCCGCGTCGGTGGCGGACCTGGCCGAAGCCGTCCGCCAGCGGATGAACCTGGTGGCCGGGCGCTGA
- a CDS encoding rhodanese-like domain-containing protein, with amino-acid sequence MESFPVLDAAALKAALAGVSRAAAAGAELALLDVSEEGEFGFGHLLRAVNVPYSRLELLIEPLVPRKACPIVLMDQGNGIAMRAAGRLAALGYRDIRVFPGGKAAWAAAGGEIFAGVYVPSKAFGEWVEHAFDTPHIDVDELAGLVQARADLIVLDPRTEAEHAAGHVPTAVNCPGGELVYRFEDLVPRPETLVVVACGGRTRGIVGAQTLINAGVPNRVVHLADGNHGWRLSGRELERGLTRRAKVTPAGAEAARARARALAARFGVRTVSEALLDAWRDDPARTTFVLDVRTPAEYARGHHPLARNAPGGQLVQATDQWLGTLGARVVLVDSDGVRAIATAQWLLHMGWDVHVLETAAAGDADPDAAMAAGEEGIGVLGPDEAARVQRELRGAIHAAPEVDPHAAQAALRAGALAVSLDRSVEYLAAHPAGAVWANRARLDRLDAALAQGRALVLFSEDGRVAQLAALDLLERGGDPRVAVVRGGLDAWRAAGLPVAAADEEALPSADRIDFLQWAPGRRQGNKDAMQAYLNWEKNLLRQVAAEGFHYGLA; translated from the coding sequence ATGGAATCATTTCCCGTATTGGATGCGGCCGCGTTGAAGGCGGCCCTGGCCGGCGTGTCGCGCGCGGCGGCGGCGGGCGCCGAACTGGCCCTGCTGGACGTCAGCGAAGAGGGCGAGTTCGGTTTCGGCCACCTGCTGCGCGCGGTGAACGTGCCCTACAGCCGCCTGGAATTGCTGATCGAACCCCTGGTGCCGCGCAAGGCCTGCCCCATCGTCCTCATGGACCAGGGCAACGGCATCGCCATGCGCGCGGCCGGCAGGCTTGCCGCGCTGGGGTATCGGGACATCCGCGTGTTCCCGGGCGGCAAGGCGGCCTGGGCCGCGGCGGGCGGAGAGATATTCGCCGGGGTCTACGTGCCCAGCAAGGCCTTCGGCGAATGGGTGGAGCACGCTTTCGATACGCCCCACATCGACGTCGACGAACTGGCGGGGCTGGTGCAGGCGCGCGCCGACCTGATCGTGCTGGATCCGCGCACCGAGGCCGAGCACGCGGCCGGCCACGTGCCGACCGCGGTCAATTGCCCGGGGGGCGAACTGGTCTACCGCTTCGAGGACCTGGTGCCCAGGCCCGAGACGCTGGTGGTGGTCGCCTGCGGCGGCCGCACGCGCGGCATCGTGGGCGCGCAGACCTTGATCAACGCGGGCGTGCCGAACCGCGTGGTGCACCTGGCCGACGGCAATCACGGCTGGCGCCTGTCGGGCCGCGAGCTGGAGCGCGGATTGACCCGGCGGGCCAAGGTGACGCCGGCGGGCGCGGAGGCGGCGCGCGCACGGGCGCGGGCGCTGGCCGCGCGTTTCGGCGTGCGCACGGTGAGCGAGGCCCTATTGGACGCGTGGCGGGACGACCCCGCGCGGACCACCTTCGTCCTCGACGTCCGCACGCCCGCGGAATATGCGCGCGGGCATCACCCGCTGGCGCGCAATGCGCCCGGCGGCCAACTGGTCCAGGCCACGGACCAGTGGCTGGGGACCCTGGGCGCGCGGGTGGTCCTGGTCGACAGCGACGGCGTGCGCGCGATCGCCACCGCGCAGTGGCTGCTGCACATGGGATGGGACGTCCATGTGCTGGAAACGGCCGCCGCCGGCGATGCCGATCCCGATGCCGCGATGGCGGCGGGCGAGGAGGGCATCGGCGTGCTCGGACCCGACGAGGCGGCCCGGGTCCAGCGGGAGTTGCGCGGCGCCATCCATGCGGCGCCCGAGGTGGATCCGCATGCGGCCCAGGCCGCATTGCGGGCGGGCGCCTTGGCGGTATCGCTGGACCGCAGCGTGGAATATCTCGCGGCGCATCCCGCCGGCGCCGTCTGGGCCAACCGGGCGCGGCTGGACCGGCTGGACGCCGCGCTCGCCCAGGGCCGCGCGCTGGTGCTGTTTTCCGAGGACGGCCGCGTCGCCCAACTGGCGGCCCTGGACCTGCTGGAGCGCGGCGGCGACCCGCGCGTCGCCGTGGTCCGGGGCGGGCTGGATGCCTGGCGCGCCGCCGGCCTGCCCGTGGCGGCCGCGGACGAGGAGGCGCTGCCCTCCGCCGACCGCATCGATTTCCTGCAATGGGCGCCGGGCCGCCGGCAAGGCAACAAGGATGCCATGCAGGCCTACCTGAACTGGGAAAAGAATCTGCTGCGGCAAGTCGCCGCCGAGGGGTTTCATTACGGCCTCGCCTGA
- a CDS encoding ABC transporter substrate-binding protein, with protein sequence MPPLFHHRVAAAAGLFTAALLAAAPAHADRLADIKARGTLICGTQNASSPYAYQDPVTRSYVGYDVDMCKAVAKGLGVKLEHKPLSTEARIPELKMGRVDVVAGSMAYLPERAKQVDYSLQYLQDDIRLLVKKKSGITKLADLAGRKVCTSKGSSSSAVAQRVLTKSQMLNFQDVSSCYLALQSEKVDALPGGDLGLIRFRMESEKQGDPTVMLDEPIFTEHMGLVVDKGNPELLAAIDKVIQDMDRSGELSAIYDKWMGANSPYKLVRTFKVEPVDLHRQ encoded by the coding sequence ATGCCACCTCTTTTCCACCATCGCGTCGCCGCCGCCGCGGGACTGTTCACCGCGGCCCTGCTGGCGGCCGCGCCGGCCCATGCCGACCGGCTGGCCGACATCAAGGCGCGCGGCACCCTGATCTGCGGCACGCAGAATGCGTCGTCTCCCTATGCCTACCAGGATCCGGTCACGCGGTCCTACGTGGGATACGACGTCGACATGTGCAAGGCCGTGGCCAAGGGCCTGGGCGTGAAGCTGGAGCACAAGCCGCTCTCGACCGAGGCCCGGATTCCCGAGCTGAAGATGGGCCGCGTGGACGTGGTCGCCGGTTCGATGGCCTACCTGCCCGAGCGCGCCAAGCAGGTCGACTACAGCTTGCAGTATCTGCAGGACGACATCCGCCTCCTGGTGAAGAAGAAGTCCGGCATCACCAAGCTTGCCGACCTGGCCGGCCGTAAGGTGTGCACCAGCAAGGGGTCCAGCTCCTCCGCCGTGGCGCAGCGGGTGCTGACCAAGTCCCAGATGCTGAATTTCCAGGACGTCTCATCCTGCTACCTGGCGCTGCAAAGCGAGAAGGTCGATGCCCTGCCGGGCGGCGATCTGGGACTGATCCGTTTTCGCATGGAGTCGGAAAAGCAGGGCGACCCCACCGTGATGCTGGACGAACCGATCTTCACCGAGCACATGGGGTTGGTCGTGGACAAGGGCAATCCGGAACTGCTCGCCGCCATCGACAAAGTGATCCAGGACATGGACCGTAGCGGCGAGCTGAGCGCCATCTACGACAAATGGATGGGCGCCAATTCGCCCTACAAGCTGGTGCGCACGTTCAAGGTCGAACCGGTGGACCTCCATCGCCAATAG
- a CDS encoding cysteine dioxygenase family protein: MTLKTERQALVQETMADIQRILGQGQPDRATLARVSERLQPLAARADLFPEQDFPAPAADSGATSSRYLLAQQPDDSLALYINVIIPGKSTKPHNHGTWAVIVAVSGQELNRIYERRDDGSDPDHARLEQVREYVVQPGSPINFMPQDIHSIHVDGAQTVRHFHLYGKALETLTDRLGFDLETGKVYNYNKNFMRPTVGRDA, from the coding sequence ATGACTCTGAAAACCGAACGACAAGCCCTGGTGCAGGAAACCATGGCGGACATCCAGCGCATCCTGGGCCAGGGCCAGCCGGACCGCGCCACCCTGGCGCGGGTCAGCGAACGGCTGCAGCCGCTGGCGGCGCGCGCCGACCTGTTCCCGGAGCAGGATTTTCCCGCCCCGGCGGCGGATTCGGGCGCGACGTCCTCGCGCTATCTGCTGGCGCAGCAGCCGGACGACAGCCTGGCGCTCTACATCAACGTCATCATTCCGGGGAAATCGACCAAGCCGCACAATCACGGCACCTGGGCCGTCATCGTCGCGGTCAGCGGCCAGGAGCTCAATCGCATCTACGAGCGCCGGGACGATGGCAGCGACCCGGATCATGCCCGCCTGGAGCAGGTGCGCGAATACGTGGTCCAGCCCGGCTCGCCCATCAACTTCATGCCGCAGGACATCCACAGCATCCACGTCGACGGCGCCCAGACCGTGCGTCACTTCCACCTCTACGGCAAGGCGCTGGAAACGCTGACGGACCGCCTGGGCTTCGACCTGGAGACCGGCAAGGTCTACAACTACAACAAGAACTTCATGCGGCCCACCGTCGGTCGCGACGCCTGA
- a CDS encoding amino acid ABC transporter permease, giving the protein MHFDFSFLTSHDVLAALGLGVATTLRLFAGAWVCGFVLAVVLVGLGTIPLRPVRTVLRLFIEYHRNVPTVVQIMVWYFGMPEILPEGLRLWINHGNSEFTFALVALSLNSSSYMAEDIRAGFRAIPATQLEAARSVGLGAFGALRYVTLPQALRIGVPPLVNRSLILFKDTSLAMAIGVTELTNQARAIENLTFRAFEAFAVATAFYLIVSLFLMTFGNWFGRRYPPTFKG; this is encoded by the coding sequence ATGCATTTCGACTTTTCCTTCCTGACGTCGCATGACGTGCTGGCGGCGCTCGGGCTGGGCGTGGCCACCACGCTGCGCCTGTTCGCGGGCGCCTGGGTGTGCGGCTTCGTCCTGGCGGTGGTGCTGGTCGGCCTGGGCACCATACCGCTCAGGCCGGTGCGGACCGTATTGCGGCTGTTCATCGAATACCACCGCAACGTGCCCACGGTGGTGCAGATCATGGTCTGGTATTTCGGCATGCCGGAGATCCTGCCCGAGGGCCTGCGCCTCTGGATCAACCATGGCAACAGCGAATTCACCTTCGCCCTGGTCGCGCTGTCGCTCAATTCCAGCTCCTACATGGCCGAAGACATCCGCGCCGGGTTTCGCGCCATTCCGGCCACGCAGCTCGAGGCCGCCCGGTCCGTCGGCCTGGGCGCCTTCGGCGCGCTGCGCTACGTCACCTTGCCGCAGGCCTTGCGCATCGGCGTGCCGCCGCTGGTGAACCGGTCGCTGATCCTGTTCAAGGACACCAGCCTGGCGATGGCCATCGGCGTGACGGAGCTGACCAACCAGGCGCGCGCGATCGAGAACCTGACCTTCCGCGCCTTCGAGGCATTCGCGGTGGCGACGGCCTTCTACCTGATCGTCTCGCTGTTCCTGATGACGTTCGGCAACTGGTTCGGGCGGCGCTACCCGCCCACGTTCAAGGGGTGA